The DNA region gtgggttCTGCTGAGCTAGGCGattatctccctgtctcccttctcccaTTCACAGACTTATCTGTCCGATCGTCTtaacgagagacagagagagacaccagaacttCATTTTATGCTGCCCTACGGCTCTTggcaaagaaaataagaaaaaaaaaaggggggggggaggctgggtggtgcacctggttgagcacacatgttacaacacatgttacagtgcacaaggacccgagttcaagcccctcgctcccacctgtggggaggggggagggggaagcttttcgagtggcgaagcaggtctgcaggtgtctgtctttctctccccctctgtcttcccctcctctctccatttctctctgtcctagccaacaacgatgacaacaataacaaaataacaagggcaacaaaaatgggaaaaatggcctccaggagcagtggattcgtcttGTAGGCACCCAGGCTCAGCcacaagcctggaggcaaaaaaaaaaaggacgatcttaaaagtaataataaaacaaataaataaaagatccacAGTTGTCTAGCAGGGGGTGCAGGAGATAAACGTGCTGGACTCTCCAGCCCGAGGTCTATTATCCCCTGTGCCAGAGGGAGGCTTAATTGACTGAAtgcacacacaaggacccgggttcaagtcccggctccccacctgtgggtgggtgggggaagcttcatggtgaagcaaggctgttaagtgtctctccctatctcccctttccacatctctgttagaaaaataaattaatgaaaaaggaaccaGGAGAATTCCTCCTAGGTGACCCAGCCCCACCCAGAACCAACCCCCGCTCTTGCCCCAAAGCCTGCCCTACTCTCCTCCCCACAGAGATCTCTCCTCGGCTGAACCAGGCCATTCCCATGAGTGATCTGGGGCTGCTGGCCTGGGAACTCCCCCCGGTGCCGCAGGGCCTCTGGCGCGGCGCTGGATACTCACACTTGACGGCGTGCAGGACGCGGCTGTCTAGGGGTTTGCGCCGGGGGTCATTCGTGGAGGAGCGAATGCCGGTACCACAGCTGTTGGCCAGCGTGTTCCTGGGGGGTGAGAGGGTCAGTGGCGGCCCCTCCGCCGCCTCAGACCTCCACCCCACAGCCGGGCCTTACCGGTCGAAGAAGGAGGCCAGGAGACGGCGTAGCAGGACCTTGTGCCGTGTGCCCGCGCTCACATGACAGTTCATGAGCTGCGCCCGAGTGATGTACACGTTGGTGCCTGGGGGCGGACGAGGGCGTTGAGGACCCCAGGGGATGGGGGCCGGAGCCTGGGCACcgcagtggagagccaggggaagCTCCCTTCCTCATTTGTCCATCgctagggggtggtggtggggggggctaTTTTTGTGGTTCCACCGGGGCCGCCCTCactcagaccccccccccagacacaccTGTGACCAGCTCCAGCTTCTCGGAGGGCTCCCCCTCGTCGTAGAGTTTGGGGTGGCAGCGGTTGCCGATCTGGTTGATGAGCTCGGCGGGGAGGGAGGCCAGGTCCTGGCGCGCCCGCATGCGGTTCCTGGACTCGGGGGTGGCCGGCTCGGGCAGGGCCTCCACCTTCTCAGCTGAGGGGGACGGGGGCGTCAGGCTGGCTGTGGGGACCGAGCAGAGCTGGAGACGCTGGGCAGactgggggggggtcactgggCCAAGCCAAGGGGTGGGTGTGatcatgtggggggggggttgggggcagaGGCGACTCaggacagggctgggggcagaggcagagggTGGTGAcgtggtctggggaggtgggggtactgggggcagggctggggggctgTGAGGCCTGGGTCAAGTAAAGGGTGTCCCTGAGTCCTGGGTCAGGTCAGGGGGGTGTCTGCGGGGGTCTGAGTCAGGTTGGGGGTGGCTGTCTGGGGGTCTTGGGTCAGGTGGGGGGGTGTCCGTGGGTCCTGGGTCAGGTTGGGGGTGTCCACAGGTCCTGGGTCAGGTCTGGGGGTGTCTTTGGGGGTCTATGTCCGGTCAGGGGTTGTCCGTGGAGTCTGGGACAGTTTGGGGGGGTGTCCACAGGGATCTGGGTCAGGTCgggggtgtctgtgggtcctGGGTCAGGTTGGAGGTGTCTGTGGGTCCTTGGGTAGGTTGGGATGTGTCCTGTGGGAGTCTGGGTCAGGTCAGGGGGTCTCCATGGGGGTCTTAGCAGGTCGGGGGTTTCCGTGGAGCCTGGGTCCGGTCAGGGggtgtctgtgagtcctgggtCAGGTCGGGGTATCTGTGAGGCCTGGGGCAGgtcggggggggggtctccatacGGGTCTGGGTCTGGTCAGGGGATCTCCGTGGAGCCTGCGTCAGGTGGGGGGTgtccatgagtcctgggtcaggTCGGCTGTGTCCACAGCGATCTGGGTCAGGTCGGGGAGTATTCATGGGGGGTCTGGGTCAGGTCAAGGGGTGTCCATGGGGgttctgggtgtgtgtggggggttcctTGGTCAGATTAAGGGGTGTCCTCCAGTGTCTGGGTCAGGTTGGGGGTGTCCCAGAGGGTCTGGGGCCAATCTGGGGTGTAGGCCGGCTCTGGGTCAAGTCATGGGGTGTCCATGGGGCCCCAGGTCAAGTCAGAGGGGGTCCCATGGGTGTCTTGGTCAGGTGGGGGAGTGTGTGGGCGTGGCCTGTGCCAGGAGGGGAGTGTGGGCGTGGCCTTGTCAGGTGGGTGTGGCCTGGGTcaggtggggggtgggcgggGCCGGTCCGGTGTGGGCGGGGCCGGAGGCCCCCACTCACCCAGCTGGCCCACGTTCATCATGCTGTACATGGTGTACATGTTGCAGATCTGCCGGTACTGCTCGTCGGCGCCATCGTCGGGGgcgtcctcctcctcatcctcctcgttGTGGTAGGAGCCGGGGCTGTCGCTGGTGTAGGCGCTCGACGTGCCGGGGCTGGTCCTCTCGGCCACCGCGGGCCCCCCGGCCTGGCCGGCCACCCCCGCGCCCCCGGGCTGCCCGGCCACCGCCATCGTGGCCGCCGCGGGGGCATTGGGGACCCCCGGCTGGGCCTGGGGGGGCTGCCGGGCCGCCCCGTCGGGCGTGGAGAACTTGGCCATCTTCCGACTGCCGTTGGGGCcggcgcccccgccgcccccggccGCCTCCTTCTGCCCCGAGTCCCACAGCCGCTTGGCCACGGGCGCGCACTGCACCGAGTCCGACTCCTGCTCCGTCTTCACCCGCGACACCAGGGGCAGCGGGGTCCCGCAGCCCGGCCAGGgcccccccgccgccgccgccgccgcccccgccccggaTGCCGGGGTCCCCCCGGGGGCGGCCGGGCCCACGGGGCTCTGGGGCTCGGAGGGCGGCGCCTCCTCGGCGTGCAGACCCTGCGAGTCGCAGCTGGGCGAGCTGACCTTGAGGAAGAACTCGGTGCCCTTCTCCATGATCTCCTGGATCTGCAGGAAGCCGGCGGTGTACATGAGCAGGAACTGGTCGCCCACGTTCATGCTCAGGCGGCCGGTGTAGCAGAAGCTGAGGATCTGCTGGAAGGACTGAGGCTGCACGGCGGCCGGCAGCTCCACCACGGCGCTCCGGGAGCTGTGGAACAGGTCGCGGAAGTAGGAGCTGCTGGCCGCCAGCACGGCGCGGTGGGCCTTGAACGCGTGGCCCTTCACCACCACCGACACGTCGCAGTACAGGCCCTGCAGGCGCTGCTCGTTCAGGCACTCCAGGATGCTGTTCCCGAAGTTGGGGATCTCCATCTGCAGGATCTGGGCCATGCTGGAGGCTGGACGCCGGCAGGGaggcggagagacagagagacacacagggacacaggtgAGACGGCGGCTGCCAGAGCCTCCCCgggggcggggtgtgtgtgtccTGGGACGCCCCCAGAAGGAAGGTTTCTTCTCCCCGGGGGTGTGGGTCGTGGTGGCGAGGCCCCGGGGTGGaagcctttcccccacccccacctgctcccctaaatctctctcccccaaccccaagaAAACCAGGTGGGTGGGGGCGTCGGAGGAAAGGGTGCTTCTCTCGTGGAGACACGgacgggagagagagggaggcagctcGGAAGCTTCAGTGTCTAAGAGGCTGGGCTGATTCCCCTGGTATCTTGGGCAAAAACACGAAGGATGGAGGGAGAATCGAGTGGATAGGAATGATGGCTCGGTGGTTAGAGCGGTGGACTCTCAGGCTTGAGGGCCTgggaccatctctctctctctccgatgaGTAAGTCAAATCtttacaactttaaaaaaaatctttatttattggatagagacagccagagtgaggggaggagatagagagacaagagagacccctgcagccctgcttcaccgctcgggaagcttccccccctgcaggtgtgggaccgggggcttgaacctgagtccttgcgcactgtaacctgtgcactcaagcaggtgcgccacctcgcccccactttttttttttaaagactttatttatttatgagaaaggaggagagtcaggcatcactctggcacattggctgccggggatcgaactcgggacctcaagcttgagaggccaaagctttatcactgcgccacctcccggactgccaccccccccctttatgtgtttattcatgagaaagacaggaggacagaggaagagagagaagcagacatcactctggtccgtGGGCTGCCGGGGAGTGAACTCGAgagcgctacctcccggaccccaCAAGAAAATCaagtcttaaaaaacaaacaaacaaacaaacaaaaaaaaaaacagaccggggtcaggcggtgacgcacctggtcaagcatacacatcacagtgttcaaggccctgggttcaagcccctggtccccatcagcaggggggaGCTTCCCAAGAGGCAG from Erinaceus europaeus chromosome 23, mEriEur2.1, whole genome shotgun sequence includes:
- the NACC1 gene encoding nucleus accumbens-associated protein 1 isoform X2, with translation MAQILQMEIPNFGNSILECLNEQRLQGLYCDVSVVVKGHAFKAHRAVLAASSSYFRDLFHSSRSAVVELPAAVQPQSFQQILSFCYTGRLSMNVGDQFLLMYTAGFLQIQEIMEKGTEFFLKVSSPSCDSQGLHAEEAPPSEPQSPVGPAAPGGTPASGAGAAAAAAGGPWPGCGTPLPLVSRVKTEQESDSVQCAPVAKRLWDSGQKEAAGGGGGAGPNGSRKMAKFSTPDGAARQPPQAQPGVPNAPAAATMAVAGQPGGAGVAGQAGGPAVAERTSPGTSSAYTSDSPGSYHNEEDEEEDAPDDGADEQYRQICNMYTMYSMMNVGQLAEKVEALPEPATPESRNRMRARQDLASLPAELINQIGNRCHPKLYDEGEPSEKLELVTGTNVYITRAQLMNCHVSAGTRHKVLLRRLLASFFDRNTLANSCGTGIRSSTNDPRRKPLDSRVLHAVKYYCQNFAPNFKESEMNAIAADMCTNARRVVRKSWLPKVKVLVPEGEAYAGFLGEGCKVEAAELMGMEHAFDHEAAAAHDGTHDGEPGPSDGLP
- the NACC1 gene encoding nucleus accumbens-associated protein 1 isoform X1, producing the protein MAQILQMEIPNFGNSILECLNEQRLQGLYCDVSVVVKGHAFKAHRAVLAASSSYFRDLFHSSRSAVVELPAAVQPQSFQQILSFCYTGRLSMNVGDQFLLMYTAGFLQIQEIMEKGTEFFLKVSSPSCDSQGLHAEEAPPSEPQSPVGPAAPGGTPASGAGAAAAAAGGPWPGCGTPLPLVSRVKTEQESDSVQCAPVAKRLWDSGQKEAAGGGGGAGPNGSRKMAKFSTPDGAARQPPQAQPGVPNAPAAATMAVAGQPGGAGVAGQAGGPAVAERTSPGTSSAYTSDSPGSYHNEEDEEEDAPDDGADEQYRQICNMYTMYSMMNVGQLASLTPPSPSAEKVEALPEPATPESRNRMRARQDLASLPAELINQIGNRCHPKLYDEGEPSEKLELVTGTNVYITRAQLMNCHVSAGTRHKVLLRRLLASFFDRNTLANSCGTGIRSSTNDPRRKPLDSRVLHAVKYYCQNFAPNFKESEMNAIAADMCTNARRVVRKSWLPKVKVLVPEGEAYAGFLGEGCKVEAAELMGMEHAFDHEAAAAHDGTHDGEPGPSDGLP